ATTCAAAATTTCTAAATACGAATTGATACCCAATTGGTATTCGATTTGAGATTTTCCTTCCCCCGATAAAAACTCATCAAAACTCCAATCATAACGATTTGGGTCTTTTCCCGAATCAAACCAATCTTTAAAGATGACCTTATCTTCTTCTAACATAACTTCTATTAGGTGATATGGTTCGGAGTTTGCCCAATATCGTTGTTCAGTCATAAATTTTTATCCTATATAAAGTTGCCACAAATGATTCATTTGTAAGTGGAAAAAAACAATAAAATCAATTAGAATTTAATGAAGTTCAATATAGATGATACTGTAAAATCCAAATACTCACCGAATGATAAAGGATTTCATCGCTCCCATAATTTACCAATAAAACCAAAAAAAAGCAATGACTCGGAATAGAATTACCTTGCAATTTTCGTCTCTAGAAATATCAATCACTTCAACAAGAAGGACAAAATCGGATGATAATATTTCAATGCCCCACAGCAGTTACAGAATACATAGAGGATAAAAAGATCGTCGTTCTTACACAAACTGGGAAAAATACTGGGGCCAATTTAAAAGACAGTTTAAACAAAGGTGTTGAGGCTCTCATCCAAAATAAGGCAGTCAAATGGCTTTCAGACAATCGCAATATGGGAACACATACTGCGGAAGATGTGGAATGGTTAAACAACGATTGGACTCCGCGTGCCATCAAAGCTGGTTGGAAAAAATGGGCACTCGTACAACCTCAGTCAGCCTTATCCGCTATGTCTGAGAAAAATCTCGTAGATTTTTTTGCTTCCAATGGAATTGAAGTTAAAATCTTCGAAACTCCAGAAGAAGGATTCAAATGGTTGGAGTCAGTTTAGATTCCAAGAATGAAATTCAATAAAACAACTCAATACACAGTTTTATCAATCGTATTGGTAACCATCCAGCTTTTGTCCGTGCTCTATGCACTCTTTGGTCAAAAGGATTTTAGCTGGACTATGGTAATCCTGCAATCGACAGGATTTATTTTCTCAGTAATCATGTTATCGTTTGTATTGAGGCAATTAAATCAGTACAAAAAACAATTTTCGACTATAAAACGCATAATAGTCAATGCCATAAAAGGTAACTTAAACATTGAACCCTCAATCAAATCAAAACTCAAAAAAACAAATGAAGTGGATTCCATTTTACTCTCTTTGTATGAGTTACTACATATCTTCCAAGACATCATCATTCTTCTCAAAGATGCGACGGGAGGCCTCTCAGCATCCGTTGATAATGCCAAGTTAGCTGATGAATCTTTCCATTCAAGTTTGATTCGACAAAAGGATTATTCACAAAACCTAGATTTGACTGTCCGTAAAATGACAGACAATATGACAAATATTGAAAACGCATCAACAAACAACTATTCTACGTTAATCAGAGTATCTGACAGCATTCGTGTACTTTCCGAACACATCAATGAATCTGAAAAAAATAGTAACCTTTCCAAACAGTTAACATTTGGTATCACAGAAAAAATTCAAAAAGGCAATAAAGCAATGGAAGAGATGGCAAAGGTCATCGAAAACATTGCGGTTAGTTCTGGAAAAATTGAAGGAATGGTGATTGTCATCAAAGAAATTTCCGAACGAGTCAATCTATTAGCCTTAAATGCATCCATTGAAGCAGCAAGAGCAGGTGAATATGGAAGTGGTTTTGCTGTTGTTGCCCAAGAAGTATCAAAACTAGCAACCCAAACATCGAATAGCATCAAAGA
The nucleotide sequence above comes from Leptospira harrisiae. Encoded proteins:
- a CDS encoding methyl-accepting chemotaxis protein; protein product: MKFNKTTQYTVLSIVLVTIQLLSVLYALFGQKDFSWTMVILQSTGFIFSVIMLSFVLRQLNQYKKQFSTIKRIIVNAIKGNLNIEPSIKSKLKKTNEVDSILLSLYELLHIFQDIIILLKDATGGLSASVDNAKLADESFHSSLIRQKDYSQNLDLTVRKMTDNMTNIENASTNNYSTLIRVSDSIRVLSEHINESEKNSNLSKQLTFGITEKIQKGNKAMEEMAKVIENIAVSSGKIEGMVIVIKEISERVNLLALNASIEAARAGEYGSGFAVVAQEVSKLATQTSNSIKEIDNNVKRNKEEVTLNRQKINETNQLYKEIIGEVKQIFEKIDFISESANNQMEIKEKLISESEQLSRMLAEIKENIADQNNSQKLISDVAQAMDSSVNATFSEGENLSKLLEKIRSTTDDIGGVILLFK
- a CDS encoding STAS/SEC14 domain-containing protein, whose translation is MIIFQCPTAVTEYIEDKKIVVLTQTGKNTGANLKDSLNKGVEALIQNKAVKWLSDNRNMGTHTAEDVEWLNNDWTPRAIKAGWKKWALVQPQSALSAMSEKNLVDFFASNGIEVKIFETPEEGFKWLESV